tatgctctaGCTGGTTGATGAAATCTGAGGTTTATAATTTCTGAGGAACACATATTCTGGGAGACAAATTTTCCAGCACAGACACTTTGGCAAAACATGGGATGTCatgtttctcatattttctttcGTGGCTGATGATGcaatcatctttttttattcacCAGTTAACTGTTTTCTTGTTTCCCGGCGGTTCTGTcctttttatacataaaaagataaattataatcttttgtaaaaaaattataatatgatcaaagcattttttttgtatatatataaactgtTACATCTAAGTACATGTACTACCTTTCaacataaaatatgtatattaatttaatataccTAAGTTGAATATAGAAACAAAGTTAAGTCCATTAGTTTCAGATTACATGCAACTATGAAAacattaattcataataatgtAATAGGAAATTTTAATCTGAAGagaaagaaggaagagagagaaagtgatGATGGTGTCCGTGAGGCTTAACTTGTTGGGAATGGGAATGGGAGCCCACAACACAAAACCATTCTGTGAGAGAGAGAGTTATGAATCTGAATATGAATTTTTGTGTCTATGGCTCAAAAGTTGAAACATGGTGGGCTAGCCAACATGAGACAATGATAAAGGATAagagttttcaatttttaatgagaaaattatactttcacaactttattttacaatctaaagttattgttttttaatattttttaagtaatttttcattttttctatattccaaacttacttttaaaatatatcaattcagaaaattatcaaaatttagatattataatattattgttctttttgttgttacaacatgaagtaaaattttaaaattataataataacgaCAATAATAATTATCCACGCGCTTCTTTATTTCTACAGCCTCtctaaaatatcaatatttcaatgtaaatcaatttaatggatattttacaatttagatGCGGTTATGATTCTTAGATTCGATTCGATTCGAATAACCATGCTCACCAACTCTTCTTTCACCCGTGTttgatttcatacaaaataaaaactaaaaattaatgattagtgagtgatataaataaatagaatttcaTTGTTATTTAGATAATAGTtaataaacatgaaaaaattgaaattagaataatataaatcaaacaaaattattaaatatgataaataatttttaaaacatcaaaatgaaagttatttaaaaataaaataattatttttgtaacaaatttaaaattatcccATAGcttttagtaatttttgtttatatatatatcttagtttaaaaatttatatacttatttCATTGATAAACTCTTGAGCGAGTTGCTGTCTATTACTTCCCTTTTCTCTATAAATTCGCTCCTGTGGCCCACATCATCGATCTCGTCTCCTGCGGAATTTCTTgtcttctttctttatcttttgcatgttcagagaaaaaaaacaatgtattgtgataaaatatttctaaattatatttttataacgaGAGTATATGTAACTGTTCGAAAATTTTTCAATAACTcttattgaattataattttatttttattttttatcaataaagtatattgtttataagattttttatatacatgACAGTCTGTGTTATGATGATGCTTATCATGACACCTCTCTCACTAATATATATCTACAAGTTCtttaacacaaaaaaacaaattatacatTAACTCATGAATACTCTCTCCTTAGTTTATACAGGAGTGAAATTAACCAATCGTTAccataattgaaaattttatttaatattgactATTTTAGAAACAAGTTTTTTTCAAATTGTCTTTTATtagaacaaattttaaaaataaaatcactaaCAAATTAAGATATTTATAAGATAACTAAATAACTAAAGTTTATATACTTTGggtctatttttttataaattgaataaaacagagtcttaaaaaaatttaaatttaaatttaaaaaggtatttataacattaaatttttcCCATTTACATAGCATAATTCACATCTATGTATgtgaatttaaaagaaaaaaagtgtaaCAACAGTGTCTTTACTGATTATGCTTAGGGAGgcaaaaataatgtaaaatggTAAAAAGATATAACTTTTGACAAAATTTTCCTCTTGTGGTTGAAAAAGCTCTTTGTCAAATTATTTACACTCTTCATGCACACGTAAAGCTTCTTTATTAGACTAAATCAAAtgtcttgtttttttcttttataatttcaaaataaatttaggaGTGCTTCAAtccatatttttctaatttttatttttaactcctGTGAGtattgtaactttttttttcttgcatcaaATATGTGAAACATTACTActctttttacttttaaaaattctaacaatttcaacaaataaataaaaatgaaaggaagatattttgacaaaaatgtCAGTAGCTGTCAGAAATCATATACCAGGAATATTGAGGGTTTGTCCTCTTCATaagaagaatattaaaaaaaggtaGGAAGGATGAAATATAGAGGATCCAATgccattttaaataatattcaattatttagcTATAATTATATGCAAATATTAATGCAGAAAAACGAAAAACGAAATCttgtattaaaagaaaaaccgTAAGAAAATATTGTATGAAAGTTAAGTTAATCTATGGTACATGACAGCAACACTAGATGTGCACGTGAacttcataaataaattattaacattctTAAAATGCTCCTTCTTGTCTGTCACGAGTTTCAAACAAATCcgaatttttttcaaattacaaaGAATATTCACATTTATGCATTCTAAACACTGttcaagttaaaatatttaatctaaatCTAATGCATAGATGTATGCATCAGAATAAGTTAAAAAGCTGCTTTAAAAAATGCTactaaattaaatatgagaAGGTTGGTAAGAAATTTCTTATATTCACATAAATAGTTTGCTACTTCATCAAATCTGCAATCAGACAATTAGTTATTGGTTATCTTTTATGTGAAGAAGCTAACAAATATGAGGTACATTTTTTTAACTGATTTTATTTATGCTATAGATAATGGCTTTCTTAATGCTATATTAGATGTTTTTCATatagttatttataattatttataactatAAATTACACCTAATTTACAGttcaatattataaaaatatttgattgtatTTCAGTAATATTTTACGTAGTATAATATAAAACTGTTTCTggttaatatattaataattatataatttagaatatatatatatatatatatatatatatatatatatatatatatatattattgttgcgGTGGCAGCAATTGTCCCGTGGCGGTGGACCGAGTCACAATTAAATCATGACGCTTGGGCTCATACGCTCTTAGGTAGAAAGAGTTGCGTCCTGACTAATAACTATGACTTTTGGTTAAGTGGTAAGTGCTCGATCCAACAATGTTGAGCGGAAGATTGTTGCGGGTAGTAGCAATTGTCCCGTGACGGTGGTCAAATGGTAAGCGCTTGATCCAACAATTATGACATTGGTCAATTGGTATTAGAACCAAGGTCATGAGTTCTATTTCCAATAGATAATTGCTGAGGGAGAGTGATCAAGTGGTAAACGCTCGATCCAACAATTATGACAACTTGAAGTAACCCATTTCAATTTTATCGAATGCTTGGTTTTGATGAATCCACcaaaaattcaaatcaaactATACTGATTAAATAGAATCAGTATCAATTTATCTTTAccctaaatttaaataaattaaagtcaTAAATACCTAAGAAATGTATCCACAATTTTCAGCCTCTAACAAATTACAAGAATTAGCCTAATACggaaaatagtaatattaaacCGTCCCAATAGAAGATTCAATTCGTAAAAAGAAAAGGACTGGGTCACTTACAGAACCGGGCCTTATGGGCCATCACTTTTCAGAGCCTGGATTCTACATTTGGGTCAATATCCTTTTTTAATGCACCCACATACTTTTCATACGCATCATCATGGAGATGGTTAAACTGCCCtcgtaaaaataaaaaattttaagattatacaatttgaaaagaaaaaataatttataaagttcATAACCAAAATTTTTTTCGTATAAAAAGATAACTTAAAGATTACatgatacaaaataataaaaacttctACATTATACAAAGTAACACATATTTTTGTAttacatgatatatatatatatatatatatatatatatatatatatatatatatattaactatatatatatatattaactttttgttaaaattaaaattagtctatcttcaaaactttagactaatttagtctctcatctttaaaaacatgataaatttagttattttaacaatactttattaagtttatttgacgttttataCGTATTTCTCAAtcaacattgaagcaaaaatgatttaaacgatataaataactcaaatactatcatgaaatgcatttgaaatgttaaataaacttaaataaaattagttaaaatgactaaatacaCACATTTGTAAggttgagagactaaattagtccaaaatttcGAGGAATGACCATTTCTAATTTTCacgttaagagaccaaaaatatatttaactaaaaaaaattacagaatgCCCAAtctaaatcatttttcaaagataaaatgaaaatttttatattcataaaagtGCAAAAAGAAAATACCAAGTGGAAAAGGAAATTCACTCAGGTAAATATTGTTTGATTacgtttaaaatttaattaacggTGTTCATAATCATAAACACTCAACTTTAACGAAatacctaaatatcattattacTTAGAATGAAGATATATCAATAGCAAGGGGCTTCAGTCATTTTTGGGAAGGACAGCATAAAAATGGATAATGAAtttctccatcttttgtcttctCAAGGTAACCATGTCTGCATTTAGAAAATGAATTATTaagattttgaataaaaaacGATCATTTTACGATTTAGGAAAAGTAAATAAGATTACTTTTGCGTAGGATGTAGTTGTCAACGAGTGGGGACACAAGAACATGGATtcccaacaaaaaaaaatgaaaaattgaaaaggagCTTGTAAAAAGTTATGAATCTTTTTCTTTTGGCCATTATGATAAATAATGATTTCAGATAAATGTAATGAAAATTGGAAATAGAGAGATTTGGGTGCAACCTCAATTTTCCtcctattttgaattttgattatggcataaaatttacaaaataacataaataaattaatgttcTATCACTATTAacgtgttttattttatttatttatttaggacTCAAAAGATAAGTATTGCTTTAAACATGATGAAGAAGAAttgtttagataaaaaaaaaaagaatataactTAAACCCAAAATTTTAGATTCTacctcaaaaataaaaaatagaaagagtcTATTCACtgtatatcatattatattttaatacattataaattaaaatgtaaaatttaaaaaatatattttttcgtTCCACTATGAtgggaggtgcaggaagaaatgaTAAAGGTGTTGAAAGCAAAcacattaatataatttaatataattatttttacaaaacctATAAACATCACTCTCACACATTAGCAACTGCTCTTCTTTCTcatctttcctttattttaaattaatgattttagTAACTTACTTTTAggttttagattaaaataaataaatgataaagactaaaaataatCTTCTATACATATAGGAATTTGTATCTTTAGTGATATATTGAGTTAATCCAAAATTCATTTGTTATCAcgttaaaattgattaaaaaaaataatacaaaacacGAGAAgactaaactaaaaataataaaaaaatacaatccacaaaatatagacaaaatatatttatgattttttttaaataaatacataaagataaaatataaaacatttatattgttacctataaataaaattatactaattaaCTCATCGGCACAAAGATTTCTCTTACAAGAAATACGataaaaagttttgaattgaatatgcttaaaaaaattgcaaacatTAAGATCATTTCATTCTAAGAAtccaaagaataatttattgatataaGAAATCataacaaactaaaatataattactctATAACAAAAATCAAGATTATCGAGAATCTAATTAAGcatatttttatctcattaactgtcaaataagaaaaaatacataaattgaaaaaaaaatgttaagttaaTCACTGATTTACCTTTTAATGATATTACAATGAACAGTTAGATTTAactttgaaattaaataaaaaaagaaaagaaaaacattcttGAAAATTAGTCTCTTCATAGTGTCATGTaatgttaaaaatgttaattaataaattatacgTGTTTATTGGAGAAATAACAGCTGGAGAAAATCCAAGTTGTGTGAAAAGGACCATGCAGGGCTATAGTTTCATGATTATCGTGTTCATTTGCCATGTCAATTATATGGGTGCTTAATTAGTGGGTGTCACATGTTATAACTAATTGTTTTAAATGATAGTCTCATAATATCAACAAATGAAAACTAAATTCATCAATAATCTATAATTTGTAATATCTCTAtacttttttgttaatatttggaTGGAATATCTCTACACTTTccaatatttaatatataaatatatgattcaTACTCATTAGATTCAAATGTCTCAAATTACATACCAAACTCGTAGAAACGTCAAATTCTTATAATTTCCATAATGATAATTTATTCGTTATTACTCAATAAAACTTTAACTATAATTGGCACCTATTAAATCAAGTCAGTGATCTGAGAAGCATATTTCTTATGCCATTAGAGTAGAtacttttaatcattaaaattaaaccTATAAACCATGAAGTAAGGTTTGAccagagtaaaaaaaataaaatgcttGGCCACTAAAATAACTTAGTGATGGACGCATGAAAAAAACCTCCTAGGATTCGAGGTGTTTAAGGACAAAACATGAGGAAGAAACTCGATTGGAACTAAGTTTTGTGTGTCAACGTGAACCAGAATATTGATTATTTACAACTTATGCGAGGTAGGTTCCAAATCAAAAGCTGCTTTCGCTGGTGACGAACAAATTGAAAAACCTGGGTATCATCGGTTTTTGTTTGCGACCAAAATGTTTGTGAAAAAGTTTGAATGAAGGTAATACTTTCCCTGTTGCTTTTGATCAGCTCTATTTTTGTTAACGAGATTCTAGTTCAGCACGACTATTTTACATTTCTTAATTCGTTAGCATTtgaataatgaaaaaacaataatgTCACAGACTCATGTGTTGATGTAGTCCCCATTAGACTTGGTTTATGTTTCAGTGCTAGGAAATGGGAAAAAAAGGACAAGAAATGAGGACAAGGCTAATATAGAAATGAGGAAGTTTCAAGGCATTAGAAGACTTGACATTTGAAGTAGCTTTATTATGTCTTTGTAATAAGACAACTCGCGAAGTTCTCCAAGGACACAAGCTTAGCGCAGAAACCTATGCAATCAGACTCATCACCATGCCTTCAAGTTTAAATACTACATAGTTGTTTAGAGTTGAAGGGGGTTCTGTAACCTTAGCCAAACAAACAGTGAGAAAAACAAAAGCCTTAGGTACCCctttggattttttattttttagaagagGGAGGGAGTTAttatttactttgattaatagAGAGTCAGTATCAGAGGGTATTTAAATTTGTCGTCTGCATTGTGTAATCCAATCAAACAAGCAACGTATCTTAACCTGTTAATCTGCTTCATTTTggatacatttttctttttgcacaAGAGTCCTGTCTTGCGAAAGTGACACTAACTTATTATgtcacaaaattaattttatatctcAGTTTTAACTTTGTGCAAAGCTCAATTTATAGCAGAACTATGCATTGTGGTGATGAGGTGTTAAGCAGATTGTGCTTTATCTATCATGCGCAAGTTGCTATCTAGTACGTAGGTGAAGGTCAATTCATTGAGTAAAGCCAAATTGATGGGTTTCTCTGTCTTCTTCTCTCAAACTTTACTTGCAACTAATTGGTTCCTGTCCCTAGTATCTTCTCCACAATGTTGGTAATATCTGCATGGGACTGGAgccatattatatataatgcGGATAACTAGATAAAACTTTACTCTCTTATTTAAACCCAGCCAAATTGGTATTATCGGCACTTGTTGATTCCCTTggtctctctctctttctctctcttttgcTAAGAGCAAAGTGTTCTTTGATGGAGGGAGATCAACTGGGTTCTGGTTACTCTTTTCCACCAGGCTTCAGATTCCACCCTTCTGATGAAGAACTCATAGTTCATTACTTGCAGAACAAAATCTGTTCACGTCCTCTTCCAGCATCTATTATAGCTGAGATAGATCTCTACAAGTATAACCCGTGGGAGCTACCCAGTTTGTCCTTCGCCATGCACTCACTCCTTCTGTTTACCAAGGGATTAGATAAACTTCTCCGAAATGCtttcaaagagaagaaaataaaatgaaaattttaactaaacttttCTGCATCTGTTAAACTTTATGCTTAAACTAGCTGCTTCaaaagtttatattataaaCTAGTTTTAGCTTATGAgactttttactttattttcttctcttataaATGTTTCTGAAAAAAGTTTATTGAGAGACTTCCTAAGTCATGTTGATGAATGCAGTTGAGAAAAAtgaatcctttttttttttttgtgattttgcaGATAAGTCTTTGTTTGGAGAAGAAGAGTGGTACTTCTTTAGTCCAAGAGACAGAAAGTACCCTAATGGATTGAGGCCAAACAGGGCAGCAGCATCAGGATACTGGAAGGCAACAGGAACTGACAAGCCAATTCTTTCTTCTAGTGGATCAAAGCGCATAGGAGTGAAGAAAGCTCTGGTGTTTTATTCAGGTCGACCTCCTAAGGGATCTAAGACGGATTGGATCATGAATGAGTATAGATTGATTGATACAATCACCAAATCCTCCAGGCTAAAAGGCTCCATGCGGGTAAGTATTCttgtaaacaaaaattttgGTTCCATGGGAAGAAGAGTTTAAGATAACAGGATATTTATAGCAGAATTGCTTTCAAACAGGATCTTGAACCACACAAACTAGCAATTCCATTTGGTTTCGTTGTTCCTAGCAGTTGGTTTAAACACACATGATTACTACTAGTAACTTAAAATTGTTGAATAAAGAAATGCAGTATATTAAAgtctaaataaaaacaatatctGCTCAAATCTTTCCACCGAATTAAATACTTGTTTGTCCAGCTAAAAGGGTCGGTCTGATATCCCTATGAAAATGGAGATAAAAATTCCATCATTAAAAACATCACTCCCAATTTTCAGGAGATATAAAACTATTGTAAGAATGAACAGTACTTTaacttttaacataattaagtaAACTTCAACCATTCTGCTAAAAACTCGTAACAAAGCATAGTAAAGTATAATATAGATTCCATTGAGGAACAGCATGAAACGGGCAACTTCTCAAAGGTACGAATTTAGAGTTCAGTTTTATGCACTTACATTAGATTTACGGATTACTAAAATGCTATATGTTAATGGTGGACACACCAATCATTTTAAACCAAGAAAAAGATATCTAGGATCATTTTTCTACTAAGATAACTTGTGAGGTCTATTCAAACTATTTTCAAACGTGTTTCTGAAACTTCGATACCTTATTCATAGTACATGAACTTCATGCAATAATAAACTTGTCTCTTGTTGTCACAGCTGGATGACTGGGTACTTTGCCGGGTTCGACATAAAGGCTACTCTTCGAAGATATCAGGTGAAAATCAAGAGAATCCTAGTGAACTAAATCTGTCTGCAAAACTACCTAGGAGTGAAGAATATCCAACAAACATGAACTGTCGGGCTGACATGATCACTGATTATCAATACAAAGACTATCAGATCATAGCCTCTATTCTTGTTGGTGCACCTGTATCTCCCACTGAAAACATGCCAAATATGAGCTTTAAGGGCTGCAAAGGCACCAATCTAGTTTCAGTTTTTGAAGATGGTTTCACTAAAGTGAACTCTCAAACGACATTTCCTTCTTTCGACAGTTACTTCAACCCACTGACAAGAAAATCCAATGAAGATGAACCGTATGGAAATCTCATCTCTTTTAACAGGAAGTTCAACGCTGAGGACAAAATGGACGAATCACCTAGCAGTAGAGAATTGAACTGCTATAACCAAAACCAGCCTGAAGATGACATTTTCAGTGGTAACCCACCAGACAATGGCATCAATTTTCAAGAGCTTAACGATTTAGTCTTTACAGGAAGGTACCCTCAGTGATGAAAgttcttattataatttataagacAGTTATTACTTCACAGGTATGACTTAGATGTAACCGGAAGGATGATAGCACCAAATATTCAAGCGAATGATtgatctttttctttatgcatGGCTAACATGGGGCAGTATAGAAGTTTCCATGTATTCGTGAAATTACTAGGAATCAGTGTAAATAATGCCCCAGCCAATTAGCTTCTTGAGCGTGACCTGTGTCAGTTCAACCAGTACTTTATCCTACCTAGTATAATCATAGCGTGTAGAAACAATTTGTATCTATCCAACCCTCAGGAGttgctttttatttaaaagtcaCATGTAAGTAACAAGAAAATCCACATGCTGCTGCGTATTGCAATACCTTCTCAggagtttttattttacttctaaATGACTTGTATCATTTCTCACACCACTTTTAATTTTGGCTTTTGTATGTTTTACTATAAAGgtcaaattttacaaaattccaatttttataacttttcatttgaactttaatttttaccactcaaaattaatttaattattataatcaattttattttttttatgaaccaGCATAAATCATCGTGATCTTCACGTAAATGATCGTATGCATTAAGAAAATTTTGCAGTTCACTTTGCACCATTTGTTTCGGTCAC
This region of Vigna unguiculata cultivar IT97K-499-35 chromosome 5, ASM411807v1, whole genome shotgun sequence genomic DNA includes:
- the LOC114184067 gene encoding NAC transcription factor 56-like — protein: MEGDQLGSGYSFPPGFRFHPSDEELIVHYLQNKICSRPLPASIIAEIDLYKYNPWELPNKSLFGEEEWYFFSPRDRKYPNGLRPNRAAASGYWKATGTDKPILSSSGSKRIGVKKALVFYSGRPPKGSKTDWIMNEYRLIDTITKSSRLKGSMRLDDWVLCRVRHKGYSSKISGENQENPSELNLSAKLPRSEEYPTNMNCRADMITDYQYKDYQIIASILVGAPVSPTENMPNMSFKGCKGTNLVSVFEDGFTKVNSQTTFPSFDSYFNPLTRKSNEDEPYGNLISFNRKFNAEDKMDESPSSRELNCYNQNQPEDDIFSGNPPDNGINFQELNDLVFTGRYPQ